The following proteins are co-located in the Solea senegalensis isolate Sse05_10M linkage group LG12, IFAPA_SoseM_1, whole genome shotgun sequence genome:
- the ubl3b gene encoding ubiquitin-like protein 3b isoform X2 encodes MTNQRDLDMVHLRLILVSGKTQDFTFSPNDSATDIAKHVFENWPAGWEEERVSSPSILRLIFQGRFLHGNVTLGALKLPPGRTTVMHLVARETLPEPNSHGQRNREKTTESNCCLLL; translated from the exons GTGCACCTCCGCCTTATCCTGGTCAGTGGGAAAACACAAGACTTCACTTTCTCCCCGAACGACTCGGCCACAGACATTGCCAAACATGTATTTGAGAACTGGCCTGCAG gatgggaggaggagagggtgagCAGCCCCAGCATACTGCGCCTCATCTTTCAGGGACGCTTCCTTCATGGCAATGTTACTCTGGGAG CCCTAAAGCTGCCACCGGGCAGGACGACTGTCATGCACTTGGTTGCCAGAGAGACTCTGCCAGAGCCCAACTCTCATG GTCAAAGGAACAGAGAAAAAACCACAGAGAGCAACTGCTGTCTCCTCTTGTAA
- the f9a gene encoding coagulation factor IXa isoform X2 yields the protein MLQGNLERECMEESCDLEEARETFENDEKTMEFWAGYVDGNQCKPNPCLNQGSCKDHLGSFTCACLHGFTGRKCEIIVAKRCDVNNGDCMHFCESMGTFGAKCSCATGYKLMEEGICEPADEFPCGRTALTAASEVYSRSLLGRKNTSLPNNTSLSNITTTTTSSPSAPATSTASFPTTTESEDANDLRKLPLWVFEEAEGPTEEPSRPFKRIVGGEAVTPGEIPWQVALVLHPSGELFCGGSILSKRWIITAAHCLAEAGGAFVVRVGEYNVNINEGTEQDYEVLRHHAHPRYNASVSLYNHDIALLYLKTPVAFSATVRPICIGPTVFTETLVKAASPATVSGWGRTRFMGATSNTLQKVEVPVVDRTECKDSSRSRISPFMFCAGFYSETKDACQGDSGGPHANSVHDTWFLTGIVSWGEECAKDGKYGVYTRVSLYYRWINHVMGQTKQMLAFDVDDPVLVI from the exons ATGCTGCAGGGGAACCTGGAGCGCGAGTGTATGGAGGAATCTTGTGACTTGGAAGAGGCCAGGGAGACGTTTGAGAACGACGAAAAGACG ATGGAGTTCTGGGCTGGATATGTAG ATGGAAACCAGTGTAAACCAAATCCATGTCTGAACCAGGGCTCATGCAAAGACCATCTTGGCTCCTTCACCTGCGCGTGTCTGCACGGCTTCACTGGCAGGAAATGTGAGATCA TCGTTGCAAAAAGATGTGACGTGAACAATGGCGACTGCATGCACTTCTGCGAGTCGATGGGAACCTTTGGAGCTAAATGTTCCTGTGCGACAGGATACAAGTTGATGGAGGAAGGAATCTGCGAACCAGCAG ATGAATTCCCATGCGGCCGAACCGCTCTGACGGCAGCGAGTGAAGTATACAGCAGGTCTCTGCTCGGCCGTAAGAATACAAGTCTGCCAAACAACACTTCACTGAGcaacatcaccaccaccaccacatccTCTCCCTCAGCTCCAGCCACCTCCACTGCCTCGTTTCCAACCACAACAGAGTCTGAAGACGCTAACGACCTGAGGAAACTGCCACTGTGGGTGTTTGAGGAGGCCGAGGGCCCCACCGAGGAGCCGAGTCGTCCTTTTAAACGCATTGTAGGTGGAGAGGCAGTAACTCCAGGAGAGATCCCATGGCAG GTGGCTTTGGTATTACATCCCAGCGGCGAGTTATTCTGTGGGGGCTCGATTCTCAGCAAGCGTTGGATTATTACTGCGGCTCACTGCTTGGCAGAGGCAGGAGGGGCTTTTGTCGTCCGAGTGG GTGAGTATAACGTCAACATCAACGAGGGCACGGAGCAGGACTATGAAGTGCTGAGGCACCACGCACACCCGCGCTACAACGCCAGCGTGAGCTTGTACAACCACGACATCGCCCTGCTCTACCTCAAAACCCCCGTCGCCTTCTCCGCAACCGTGCGGCCCATCTGCATAGGGCCCACGGTCTTCACTGAGACCCTCGTAAAGGCCGCCTCCCCGGCGACGGTCAGCGGATGGGGCCGGACGCGCTTCATGGGCGCCACGTCGAACACGCTGCAGAAGGTGGAGGTTCCCGTCGTAGATCGGACGGAGTGTAAGGACAGCAGCCGCTCCAGGATCAGCCCGTTCATGTTCTGTGCGGGCTTCTACAGTGAGACCAAAGACGCCTGTCAGGGAGACAGTGGAGGTCCTCATGCGAACAGCGTTCACGACACGTGGTTCTTGACGGGCATCGTCAGCTGGGGCGAAGAATGCGCAAAGGACGGGAAGTACGGCGTGTACACGCGCGTGTCGCTGTACTACCGCTGGATCAACCACGTCATGggacaaaccaaacaaatgctTGCGTTCGACGTGGATGATCCCGTCcttgtcatttaa
- the ubl3b gene encoding ubiquitin-like protein 3b isoform X1: MLVSSQPSDGHPMSEKVHLRLILVSGKTQDFTFSPNDSATDIAKHVFENWPAGWEEERVSSPSILRLIFQGRFLHGNVTLGALKLPPGRTTVMHLVARETLPEPNSHGQRNREKTTESNCCLLL; the protein is encoded by the exons ATGCTCGTCTCTTCACAGCCTTCAGACGGTCACCCCATGTCTGAGAAG GTGCACCTCCGCCTTATCCTGGTCAGTGGGAAAACACAAGACTTCACTTTCTCCCCGAACGACTCGGCCACAGACATTGCCAAACATGTATTTGAGAACTGGCCTGCAG gatgggaggaggagagggtgagCAGCCCCAGCATACTGCGCCTCATCTTTCAGGGACGCTTCCTTCATGGCAATGTTACTCTGGGAG CCCTAAAGCTGCCACCGGGCAGGACGACTGTCATGCACTTGGTTGCCAGAGAGACTCTGCCAGAGCCCAACTCTCATG GTCAAAGGAACAGAGAAAAAACCACAGAGAGCAACTGCTGTCTCCTCTTGTAA
- the f9a gene encoding coagulation factor IXa isoform X3, translating into MEFLSLVLLLWGFEELSGAPASGPVFLSGQAAGSVLRRHRRYNTGIFEEMLQGNLERECMEESCDLEEARETFENDEKTMEFWAGYVDGNQCKPNPCLNQGSCKDHLGSFTCACLHGFTGRKCEIIVAKRCDVNNGDCMHFCESMGTFGAKCSCATGYKLMEEGICEPADEFPCGRTALTAASEVYSRSLLGRKNTSLPNNTSLSNITTTTTSSPSAPATSTASFPTTTESEDANDLRKLPLWVFEEAEGPTEEPSRPFKRIVGGEAVTPGEIPWQVALVLHPSGELFCGGSILSKRWIITAAHCLAEAGGAFVVRVGEYNVNINEGTEQDYEVLRHHAHPRYNASVSLYNHDIALLYLKTPVAFSATVRPICIGPTVFTETLVKAASPATVSGWGRTRFMGATSNTLQKVEVPVVDRTECKDSSRSRISPFMFCAGFYSETKDACQGDSGGPHANSVHDTWFLTGIVSWGEECAKDGKYGVYTRVSLYYRWINHVMGQTKQMLAFDVDDPVLVI; encoded by the exons ATGGAGTTTCTGTCTTTGGTTTTGCTGCTTTGGGGCTTTGAGGAGCTCTCTGGAG CTCCAGCCTCGGGCCCCGTGTTTCTCTCCGGCCAGGCAGCCGGCAGTGTCCTGAGGAGACACAGACGCTATAACACGGGGATTTTTGAGGAGATGCTGCAGGGGAACCTGGAGCGCGAGTGTATGGAGGAATCTTGTGACTTGGAAGAGGCCAGGGAGACGTTTGAGAACGACGAAAAGACG ATGGAGTTCTGGGCTGGATATGTAG ATGGAAACCAGTGTAAACCAAATCCATGTCTGAACCAGGGCTCATGCAAAGACCATCTTGGCTCCTTCACCTGCGCGTGTCTGCACGGCTTCACTGGCAGGAAATGTGAGATCA TCGTTGCAAAAAGATGTGACGTGAACAATGGCGACTGCATGCACTTCTGCGAGTCGATGGGAACCTTTGGAGCTAAATGTTCCTGTGCGACAGGATACAAGTTGATGGAGGAAGGAATCTGCGAACCAGCAG ATGAATTCCCATGCGGCCGAACCGCTCTGACGGCAGCGAGTGAAGTATACAGCAGGTCTCTGCTCGGCCGTAAGAATACAAGTCTGCCAAACAACACTTCACTGAGcaacatcaccaccaccaccacatccTCTCCCTCAGCTCCAGCCACCTCCACTGCCTCGTTTCCAACCACAACAGAGTCTGAAGACGCTAACGACCTGAGGAAACTGCCACTGTGGGTGTTTGAGGAGGCCGAGGGCCCCACCGAGGAGCCGAGTCGTCCTTTTAAACGCATTGTAGGTGGAGAGGCAGTAACTCCAGGAGAGATCCCATGGCAG GTGGCTTTGGTATTACATCCCAGCGGCGAGTTATTCTGTGGGGGCTCGATTCTCAGCAAGCGTTGGATTATTACTGCGGCTCACTGCTTGGCAGAGGCAGGAGGGGCTTTTGTCGTCCGAGTGG GTGAGTATAACGTCAACATCAACGAGGGCACGGAGCAGGACTATGAAGTGCTGAGGCACCACGCACACCCGCGCTACAACGCCAGCGTGAGCTTGTACAACCACGACATCGCCCTGCTCTACCTCAAAACCCCCGTCGCCTTCTCCGCAACCGTGCGGCCCATCTGCATAGGGCCCACGGTCTTCACTGAGACCCTCGTAAAGGCCGCCTCCCCGGCGACGGTCAGCGGATGGGGCCGGACGCGCTTCATGGGCGCCACGTCGAACACGCTGCAGAAGGTGGAGGTTCCCGTCGTAGATCGGACGGAGTGTAAGGACAGCAGCCGCTCCAGGATCAGCCCGTTCATGTTCTGTGCGGGCTTCTACAGTGAGACCAAAGACGCCTGTCAGGGAGACAGTGGAGGTCCTCATGCGAACAGCGTTCACGACACGTGGTTCTTGACGGGCATCGTCAGCTGGGGCGAAGAATGCGCAAAGGACGGGAAGTACGGCGTGTACACGCGCGTGTCGCTGTACTACCGCTGGATCAACCACGTCATGggacaaaccaaacaaatgctTGCGTTCGACGTGGATGATCCCGTCcttgtcatttaa
- the f9a gene encoding coagulation factor IXa isoform X1: MEMPPNCIVAPASGPVFLSGQAAGSVLRRHRRYNTGIFEEMLQGNLERECMEESCDLEEARETFENDEKTMEFWAGYVDGNQCKPNPCLNQGSCKDHLGSFTCACLHGFTGRKCEIIVAKRCDVNNGDCMHFCESMGTFGAKCSCATGYKLMEEGICEPADEFPCGRTALTAASEVYSRSLLGRKNTSLPNNTSLSNITTTTTSSPSAPATSTASFPTTTESEDANDLRKLPLWVFEEAEGPTEEPSRPFKRIVGGEAVTPGEIPWQVALVLHPSGELFCGGSILSKRWIITAAHCLAEAGGAFVVRVGEYNVNINEGTEQDYEVLRHHAHPRYNASVSLYNHDIALLYLKTPVAFSATVRPICIGPTVFTETLVKAASPATVSGWGRTRFMGATSNTLQKVEVPVVDRTECKDSSRSRISPFMFCAGFYSETKDACQGDSGGPHANSVHDTWFLTGIVSWGEECAKDGKYGVYTRVSLYYRWINHVMGQTKQMLAFDVDDPVLVI, from the exons ATGGAGATGCCGccgaactgcattgtgg CTCCAGCCTCGGGCCCCGTGTTTCTCTCCGGCCAGGCAGCCGGCAGTGTCCTGAGGAGACACAGACGCTATAACACGGGGATTTTTGAGGAGATGCTGCAGGGGAACCTGGAGCGCGAGTGTATGGAGGAATCTTGTGACTTGGAAGAGGCCAGGGAGACGTTTGAGAACGACGAAAAGACG ATGGAGTTCTGGGCTGGATATGTAG ATGGAAACCAGTGTAAACCAAATCCATGTCTGAACCAGGGCTCATGCAAAGACCATCTTGGCTCCTTCACCTGCGCGTGTCTGCACGGCTTCACTGGCAGGAAATGTGAGATCA TCGTTGCAAAAAGATGTGACGTGAACAATGGCGACTGCATGCACTTCTGCGAGTCGATGGGAACCTTTGGAGCTAAATGTTCCTGTGCGACAGGATACAAGTTGATGGAGGAAGGAATCTGCGAACCAGCAG ATGAATTCCCATGCGGCCGAACCGCTCTGACGGCAGCGAGTGAAGTATACAGCAGGTCTCTGCTCGGCCGTAAGAATACAAGTCTGCCAAACAACACTTCACTGAGcaacatcaccaccaccaccacatccTCTCCCTCAGCTCCAGCCACCTCCACTGCCTCGTTTCCAACCACAACAGAGTCTGAAGACGCTAACGACCTGAGGAAACTGCCACTGTGGGTGTTTGAGGAGGCCGAGGGCCCCACCGAGGAGCCGAGTCGTCCTTTTAAACGCATTGTAGGTGGAGAGGCAGTAACTCCAGGAGAGATCCCATGGCAG GTGGCTTTGGTATTACATCCCAGCGGCGAGTTATTCTGTGGGGGCTCGATTCTCAGCAAGCGTTGGATTATTACTGCGGCTCACTGCTTGGCAGAGGCAGGAGGGGCTTTTGTCGTCCGAGTGG GTGAGTATAACGTCAACATCAACGAGGGCACGGAGCAGGACTATGAAGTGCTGAGGCACCACGCACACCCGCGCTACAACGCCAGCGTGAGCTTGTACAACCACGACATCGCCCTGCTCTACCTCAAAACCCCCGTCGCCTTCTCCGCAACCGTGCGGCCCATCTGCATAGGGCCCACGGTCTTCACTGAGACCCTCGTAAAGGCCGCCTCCCCGGCGACGGTCAGCGGATGGGGCCGGACGCGCTTCATGGGCGCCACGTCGAACACGCTGCAGAAGGTGGAGGTTCCCGTCGTAGATCGGACGGAGTGTAAGGACAGCAGCCGCTCCAGGATCAGCCCGTTCATGTTCTGTGCGGGCTTCTACAGTGAGACCAAAGACGCCTGTCAGGGAGACAGTGGAGGTCCTCATGCGAACAGCGTTCACGACACGTGGTTCTTGACGGGCATCGTCAGCTGGGGCGAAGAATGCGCAAAGGACGGGAAGTACGGCGTGTACACGCGCGTGTCGCTGTACTACCGCTGGATCAACCACGTCATGggacaaaccaaacaaatgctTGCGTTCGACGTGGATGATCCCGTCcttgtcatttaa